A stretch of the Tachysurus vachellii isolate PV-2020 chromosome 26, HZAU_Pvac_v1, whole genome shotgun sequence genome encodes the following:
- the LOC132841222 gene encoding butyrophilin-like protein 2 gives MATASNEPKLIGPSNTERYNRSAVTLSCRLSPEISAVDLEIRWFKETDCVCVYKNSKVTEGRGYEGRVSLFTQELERGNVSLQLRNCTESDDGYYLCQVTDGDRTEEITVFMNNTSCHVRGIKMDPNAGQLNKKQDLLT, from the exons atggCGACTGCAAGCA ATGAGCCTAAACTCATTGGTCCCAGTAATACAGAGCGGTATAATCGCTCTGCTGTCACTCTCTCATGTCGTCTGTCTCCTGAAATCAGTGCTGTTGACTTGGAGATCCGGTGGTTTAAGGAgacagactgtgtttgtgtttataagaaCAGTAAGGTGACAGAGGGGAGAGGTTATGAGGGCAGAGTGAGTCTGTTCACTCAGGAGCTGGAGAGAGGAAACGTCTCCTTACAGCTGAGAAACTGTACAGAGTCAGATGATGGATATTACCTCTGTCAGGTCACTGATGgagacagaacagaagagatTACAGTATTTATGA aTAACACTAGCTGTCACGTGCGTgggataaaaatggacccaaatgcaggacagcttaacaaaaaacaggatttattaacataa
- the LOC132841216 gene encoding uncharacterized protein LOC132841216 → MKVQHLSLYGLLMQCLGQGNPITAQVLLFYHQSLTKLNIHLLPENVPVEEVQRKHKSITYVTSFSCQLTPGKKYKACCKTDDCHYVFQPEDEWFKCDYGINFHPTFEVFFNSDVKNVTFSLLEENGQVALKPRDVLLPVPETSDTSRASTSKDSPDPQPQTQQVHPAGRMIQLLLPSTYMKPVPAEFRTVYHRFHVSSDP, encoded by the exons TCAACATCTATCACTTTATGGTCTCCTAATGCAATGTCTAGGCCAAGGGAATCCCATCACAGCCCAGGTCCTACTGTTCTATCACCAAAGTCTGACTAAACTTAACATCCATCTGTTGCCAGAGAATGTCCCGGTTGAAGAG GTGCAGAGGAAACATAAGAGCATCACATACGTAACAAGCTTTTCATGTCAGCTGACCCCTGGTAAAAAATACAAAGCATGCTGTAAGACTGACGACTGTCATTATGTTTTCCAACCAGAG GATGAGTGGTTTAAGTGTGACTATGGTATCAACTTCCACCCTACATTTGAGGTGTTCTTCAATTCTGATGTTAAAAATGTCACCTTTAGTCTTTTGGAAGAAAATGGCCAAGTGGCGTTGAAGCCTCGTGATGTCTTACTTCCAG TACCTGAAACATCAGATACAAGTAGAGCCTCAACCAGTAAAGATTCGCCCG ATCCTCAACCTCAGACTCAGCAAGTGCATCCAGCTGGTCGAATGATTCAGCTGCTTCTCCCTTCTACCTACATGAAGCCTGTTCCAGCTGAATTTAGGACTGTTTACCATCGCTTTCATGTGTCATCTGACCCATGA
- the LOC132841176 gene encoding calponin homology domain-containing protein DDB_G0272472-like isoform X1 encodes MSVFIIKGSENLIFCIFLYLLQALLRHKDFCVEQRDRKWTEDERKKMEKSVLLTEYNVAELKGKIRKLEKTENELKTIKQELDRTTEELQKRERALQERDQQLKVKDTQIQTTQIQVEEMEKTLVKKDEELNKKNEELKVLKESLETNKKTLSERDAVLMETNKTLKNVTEQMMERDKELQEKDKLLEEKTKQLQERTDPESSASIRRRNSKETLPPTMSEETQDSAAPIRRRNSMDGNRPTMGGESSSPHPPASVPVAELRLVLLGRTGSGKSVTGNIILGREERNQAATSTATSTATQQSESTQGEVAGRKVTVVDTPDWFSPELSLENLRQDVGHCVRLSAPGPQAFLLVIPLKQPTGEERGMLEKMEEIFGETCWRNTMIIFSVTDEHQKKNIEDFIQSGDQAVQRLVEKCGNRFHCLNINESGDGSQVSELLEKIEKMVEGSREKFYSSDIYLETESQIRAMEATILKEREEKREREEKDMKEKIEKEVQDSLRKIEGVIEEHEGDIRQLNDRTTELERKMKEERDEEKKKELERELKREVDKRTEMEGKVKKLKEKRERERKEMEERHKQEMEEIREVYEGEIRMEAERKLMKIILPELQRNMLSSKTKMQEDFSRQMEEKNREMENLQQKLSQLTDTHSLLEEVYEKTVRESSERASLKGEASKGISQKFKGLFK; translated from the exons atgtctgtgtttataattaaaggAAGTGAGAATCTGATATTCTGTATATTCCTTTATCTACTACAGGCTTTACTGAGAC ATAAAGACTTCTGTGTTGAACAG agagacagaaaatggacagaagatgagagaaagaaaatggagaaatCTGTTCTACTGACTG aATATAATGTTGCTGAATTGAAAGGGAAGATCAGAAAGTTGGAAAAAACTGAAAACGAgctgaaaacaataaaacaggaaCTGGACAGAACAACTGAGGAGctacagaagagagaaagagctctACAGGAGAGAGATCAACAACTGAAAGtgaaagacacacagatacagacgaCACAAATACAAGTGGAAGAAATGGAGAAAACACTTGTGAAGAAGGATGAagaattaaataagaaaaatgaagaGCTGAAGGTTCTCAAAGAAAGTTTAGAGACTAATAAGAAGACTCTTTCTGAGAGAGATGCAGTGTTAatggaaacaaataaaacacttaaaaatgtcACTGAACAGATGAtggaaagagacaaagagcttCAGGAGAAAGACAAACTTCTAGAGGAGAAAACAAAGCAGCTGCAGGAACGGACAGATCCAGAATCATCAGCCTCCATCAGGAGAAGAAACAGCAAGGAAACGTTACCTCCAACAA TGAGTGAAGAGACTCAGGACTCAGCAGCACCAATCAGGAGAAGAAACAGTATGGATGGAAATCGTCCAACAA TGGGTGGAGAATCGTCTAGTCCACATCCTCCAGCGTCGGTTCCTGTAGCAGAACTGAGGCTGGTGCTGCTGGGGAGGACGGGGTCTGGGAAGAGTGTAACAGGAAACATCATCCTGGGCAGAGAGGAGAGGAACCAGGCTGCTACGtctacagctacatctacagcCACCCAGCAGAGTGAGAGCACACAGGGGGAGGTGGCTGGGAGGAAGGTGACTGTGGTGGACACGCCTGACTGGTTCTCTCCTGAACTGTCTCTGGAGAATCTGAGACAGGACGTGGGACACTGTGTCCGTCTGTCTGCTCCAGGACCCCAAGCCTTCCTCCTGGTCATACCTCTAAAGCAGCCtacaggagaggagagagggatgCTGGAGAAAATGGAGGAGATCTTTGGAGAGACATGCTGGAGAAACACAATGATCATATTCAGTGTTACTGATGAACATCAGAAGAAGAACATTGAGGACTTTATCCAATCAGGAGACCAGGCGGTCCAGAGACTTGTAGAGAAATGTGGGAACAGGTTTCACTGTCTCAACATTAATGAGAGTGGAGATGGTTCTCAGGTCTCAGAGCTGTTGGAGAAGATAGAGAAGATGGTGGAAGGAAGCAGAGAGAAATTCTACAGCAGTGACATCTACCTGGAGACAGAATCTCAGATCAGAGCAATGGAAGCAACGATtctgaaggaaagagaagaaaaaagagagagagaggagaaggacatgaaagaaaaaatagagaagGAGGTGCAGGATTCTCTGAGAAAGATAGAGGGAGTGATCGAGGAGCATGAAGGAGACATCAGACAACTTAATGATCGAACAACTGAACTggagagaaagatgaaagaagagagggatgaagagaaaaagaaagaactcgAGAGGGAGCTGAAACGAGAGGTagacaaaagaacagaaatggaaggaaaggtgaagaaactaaaagaaaagagagagagggagagaaaagagatggAGGAAAGGCACAagcaggagatggaggagatcAGGGAGGTGTATGAAGGAGAGATCAGAatggaggcagagagaaagcTCATGAAGATCATCCTGCCTGAACTCCAGAGAAACATGTTGTCCTCAAAAACAAAGATGCAGGAAGATTTCAGCAGACAGATGGAGGAGAagaacagagagatggagaatcTTCAACAGAAACTTTCACAGCTCACAGATACTCACAGTCTGCTTGAAGAGGTTTATGAGAAAACTGTCAGAGAAAGTTCAGAGAGAGCTTCTCTAAAAGGAGAGGCATCAAAGGGAATCTCTCAGAAATTTAAAGGCTTATTTAAATGA
- the LOC132841176 gene encoding calponin homology domain-containing protein DDB_G0272472-like isoform X5, whose amino-acid sequence MEKSALLTEYNVAELKGKIRKLEKTENELKTIKQELDRTTEELQKRERALQERDQQLKVKDTQIQTTQIQVEEMEKTLVKKDEELNKKNEELKVLKESLETNKKTLSERDAVLMETNKTLKNVTEQMMERDKELQEKDKLLEEKTKQLQERTDPESSASIRRRNSKETLPPTMSEETQDSAAPIRRRNSMDGNRPTMGGESSSPHPPASVPVAELRLVLLGRTGSGKSVTGNIILGREERNQAATSTATSTATQQSESTQGEVAGRKVTVVDTPDWFSPELSLENLRQDVGHCVRLSAPGPQAFLLVIPLKQPTGEERGMLEKMEEIFGETCWRNTMIIFSVTDEHQKKNIEDFIQSGDQAVQRLVEKCGNRFHCLNINESGDGSQVSELLEKIEKMVEGSREKFYSSDIYLETESQIRAMEATILKEREEKREREEKDMKEKIEKEVQDSLRKIEGVIEEHEGDIRQLNDRTTELERKMKEERDEEKKKELERELKREVDKRTEMEGKVKKLKEKRERERKEMEERHKQEMEEIREVYEGEIRMEAERKLMKIILPELQRNMLSSKTKMQEDFSRQMEEKNREMENLQQKLSQLTDTHSLLEEVYEKTVRESSERASLKGEASKGISQKFKGLFK is encoded by the exons aATATAATGTTGCTGAATTGAAAGGGAAGATCAGAAAGTTGGAAAAAACTGAAAACGAgctgaaaacaataaaacaggaaCTGGACAGAACAACTGAGGAGctacagaagagagaaagagctctACAGGAGAGAGATCAACAACTGAAAGtgaaagacacacagatacagacgaCACAAATACAAGTGGAAGAAATGGAGAAAACACTTGTGAAGAAGGATGAagaattaaataagaaaaatgaagaGCTGAAGGTTCTCAAAGAAAGTTTAGAGACTAATAAGAAGACTCTTTCTGAGAGAGATGCAGTGTTAatggaaacaaataaaacacttaaaaatgtcACTGAACAGATGAtggaaagagacaaagagcttCAGGAGAAAGACAAACTTCTAGAGGAGAAAACAAAGCAGCTGCAGGAACGGACAGATCCAGAATCATCAGCCTCCATCAGGAGAAGAAACAGCAAGGAAACGTTACCTCCAACAA TGAGTGAAGAGACTCAGGACTCAGCAGCACCAATCAGGAGAAGAAACAGTATGGATGGAAATCGTCCAACAA TGGGTGGAGAATCGTCTAGTCCACATCCTCCAGCGTCGGTTCCTGTAGCAGAACTGAGGCTGGTGCTGCTGGGGAGGACGGGGTCTGGGAAGAGTGTAACAGGAAACATCATCCTGGGCAGAGAGGAGAGGAACCAGGCTGCTACGtctacagctacatctacagcCACCCAGCAGAGTGAGAGCACACAGGGGGAGGTGGCTGGGAGGAAGGTGACTGTGGTGGACACGCCTGACTGGTTCTCTCCTGAACTGTCTCTGGAGAATCTGAGACAGGACGTGGGACACTGTGTCCGTCTGTCTGCTCCAGGACCCCAAGCCTTCCTCCTGGTCATACCTCTAAAGCAGCCtacaggagaggagagagggatgCTGGAGAAAATGGAGGAGATCTTTGGAGAGACATGCTGGAGAAACACAATGATCATATTCAGTGTTACTGATGAACATCAGAAGAAGAACATTGAGGACTTTATCCAATCAGGAGACCAGGCGGTCCAGAGACTTGTAGAGAAATGTGGGAACAGGTTTCACTGTCTCAACATTAATGAGAGTGGAGATGGTTCTCAGGTCTCAGAGCTGTTGGAGAAGATAGAGAAGATGGTGGAAGGAAGCAGAGAGAAATTCTACAGCAGTGACATCTACCTGGAGACAGAATCTCAGATCAGAGCAATGGAAGCAACGATtctgaaggaaagagaagaaaaaagagagagagaggagaaggacatgaaagaaaaaatagagaagGAGGTGCAGGATTCTCTGAGAAAGATAGAGGGAGTGATCGAGGAGCATGAAGGAGACATCAGACAACTTAATGATCGAACAACTGAACTggagagaaagatgaaagaagagagggatgaagagaaaaagaaagaactcgAGAGGGAGCTGAAACGAGAGGTagacaaaagaacagaaatggaaggaaaggtgaagaaactaaaagaaaagagagagagggagagaaaagagatggAGGAAAGGCACAagcaggagatggaggagatcAGGGAGGTGTATGAAGGAGAGATCAGAatggaggcagagagaaagcTCATGAAGATCATCCTGCCTGAACTCCAGAGAAACATGTTGTCCTCAAAAACAAAGATGCAGGAAGATTTCAGCAGACAGATGGAGGAGAagaacagagagatggagaatcTTCAACAGAAACTTTCACAGCTCACAGATACTCACAGTCTGCTTGAAGAGGTTTATGAGAAAACTGTCAGAGAAAGTTCAGAGAGAGCTTCTCTAAAAGGAGAGGCATCAAAGGGAATCTCTCAGAAATTTAAAGGCTTATTTAAATGA
- the LOC132841176 gene encoding calponin homology domain-containing protein DDB_G0272472-like isoform X4 → MEKSVLLTEYNVAELKGKIRKLEKTENELKTIKQELDRTTEELQKRERALQERDQQLKVKDTQIQTTQIQVEEMEKTLVKKDEELNKKNEELKVLKESLETNKKTLSERDAVLMETNKTLKNVTEQMMERDKELQEKDKLLEEKTKQLQERTDPESSASIRRRNSKETLPPTMSEETQDSAAPIRRRNSMDGNRPTMGGESSSPHPPASVPVAELRLVLLGRTGSGKSVTGNIILGREERNQAATSTATSTATQQSESTQGEVAGRKVTVVDTPDWFSPELSLENLRQDVGHCVRLSAPGPQAFLLVIPLKQPTGEERGMLEKMEEIFGETCWRNTMIIFSVTDEHQKKNIEDFIQSGDQAVQRLVEKCGNRFHCLNINESGDGSQVSELLEKIEKMVEGSREKFYSSDIYLETESQIRAMEATILKEREEKREREEKDMKEKIEKEVQDSLRKIEGVIEEHEGDIRQLNDRTTELERKMKEERDEEKKKELERELKREVDKRTEMEGKVKKLKEKRERERKEMEERHKQEMEEIREVYEGEIRMEAERKLMKIILPELQRNMLSSKTKMQEDFSRQMEEKNREMENLQQKLSQLTDTHSLLEEVYEKTVRESSERASLKGEASKGISQKFKGLFK, encoded by the exons atggagaaatCTGTTCTACTGACTG aATATAATGTTGCTGAATTGAAAGGGAAGATCAGAAAGTTGGAAAAAACTGAAAACGAgctgaaaacaataaaacaggaaCTGGACAGAACAACTGAGGAGctacagaagagagaaagagctctACAGGAGAGAGATCAACAACTGAAAGtgaaagacacacagatacagacgaCACAAATACAAGTGGAAGAAATGGAGAAAACACTTGTGAAGAAGGATGAagaattaaataagaaaaatgaagaGCTGAAGGTTCTCAAAGAAAGTTTAGAGACTAATAAGAAGACTCTTTCTGAGAGAGATGCAGTGTTAatggaaacaaataaaacacttaaaaatgtcACTGAACAGATGAtggaaagagacaaagagcttCAGGAGAAAGACAAACTTCTAGAGGAGAAAACAAAGCAGCTGCAGGAACGGACAGATCCAGAATCATCAGCCTCCATCAGGAGAAGAAACAGCAAGGAAACGTTACCTCCAACAA TGAGTGAAGAGACTCAGGACTCAGCAGCACCAATCAGGAGAAGAAACAGTATGGATGGAAATCGTCCAACAA TGGGTGGAGAATCGTCTAGTCCACATCCTCCAGCGTCGGTTCCTGTAGCAGAACTGAGGCTGGTGCTGCTGGGGAGGACGGGGTCTGGGAAGAGTGTAACAGGAAACATCATCCTGGGCAGAGAGGAGAGGAACCAGGCTGCTACGtctacagctacatctacagcCACCCAGCAGAGTGAGAGCACACAGGGGGAGGTGGCTGGGAGGAAGGTGACTGTGGTGGACACGCCTGACTGGTTCTCTCCTGAACTGTCTCTGGAGAATCTGAGACAGGACGTGGGACACTGTGTCCGTCTGTCTGCTCCAGGACCCCAAGCCTTCCTCCTGGTCATACCTCTAAAGCAGCCtacaggagaggagagagggatgCTGGAGAAAATGGAGGAGATCTTTGGAGAGACATGCTGGAGAAACACAATGATCATATTCAGTGTTACTGATGAACATCAGAAGAAGAACATTGAGGACTTTATCCAATCAGGAGACCAGGCGGTCCAGAGACTTGTAGAGAAATGTGGGAACAGGTTTCACTGTCTCAACATTAATGAGAGTGGAGATGGTTCTCAGGTCTCAGAGCTGTTGGAGAAGATAGAGAAGATGGTGGAAGGAAGCAGAGAGAAATTCTACAGCAGTGACATCTACCTGGAGACAGAATCTCAGATCAGAGCAATGGAAGCAACGATtctgaaggaaagagaagaaaaaagagagagagaggagaaggacatgaaagaaaaaatagagaagGAGGTGCAGGATTCTCTGAGAAAGATAGAGGGAGTGATCGAGGAGCATGAAGGAGACATCAGACAACTTAATGATCGAACAACTGAACTggagagaaagatgaaagaagagagggatgaagagaaaaagaaagaactcgAGAGGGAGCTGAAACGAGAGGTagacaaaagaacagaaatggaaggaaaggtgaagaaactaaaagaaaagagagagagggagagaaaagagatggAGGAAAGGCACAagcaggagatggaggagatcAGGGAGGTGTATGAAGGAGAGATCAGAatggaggcagagagaaagcTCATGAAGATCATCCTGCCTGAACTCCAGAGAAACATGTTGTCCTCAAAAACAAAGATGCAGGAAGATTTCAGCAGACAGATGGAGGAGAagaacagagagatggagaatcTTCAACAGAAACTTTCACAGCTCACAGATACTCACAGTCTGCTTGAAGAGGTTTATGAGAAAACTGTCAGAGAAAGTTCAGAGAGAGCTTCTCTAAAAGGAGAGGCATCAAAGGGAATCTCTCAGAAATTTAAAGGCTTATTTAAATGA
- the LOC132841176 gene encoding calponin homology domain-containing protein DDB_G0272472-like isoform X3, with protein sequence MILLTDLIQEQSGEEQRVKDFCVYQRDRKWTEDERKKMEKSVLLTEYNVAELKGKIRKLEKTENELKTIKQELDRTTEELQKRERALQERDQQLKVKDTQIQTTQIQVEEMEKTLVKKDEELNKKNEELKVLKESLETNKKTLSERDAVLMETNKTLKNVTEQMMERDKELQEKDKLLEEKTKQLQERTDPESSASIRRRNSKETLPPTMSEETQDSAAPIRRRNSMDGNRPTMGGESSSPHPPASVPVAELRLVLLGRTGSGKSVTGNIILGREERNQAATSTATSTATQQSESTQGEVAGRKVTVVDTPDWFSPELSLENLRQDVGHCVRLSAPGPQAFLLVIPLKQPTGEERGMLEKMEEIFGETCWRNTMIIFSVTDEHQKKNIEDFIQSGDQAVQRLVEKCGNRFHCLNINESGDGSQVSELLEKIEKMVEGSREKFYSSDIYLETESQIRAMEATILKEREEKREREEKDMKEKIEKEVQDSLRKIEGVIEEHEGDIRQLNDRTTELERKMKEERDEEKKKELERELKREVDKRTEMEGKVKKLKEKRERERKEMEERHKQEMEEIREVYEGEIRMEAERKLMKIILPELQRNMLSSKTKMQEDFSRQMEEKNREMENLQQKLSQLTDTHSLLEEVYEKTVRESSERASLKGEASKGISQKFKGLFK encoded by the exons agagacagaaaatggacagaagatgagagaaagaaaatggagaaatCTGTTCTACTGACTG aATATAATGTTGCTGAATTGAAAGGGAAGATCAGAAAGTTGGAAAAAACTGAAAACGAgctgaaaacaataaaacaggaaCTGGACAGAACAACTGAGGAGctacagaagagagaaagagctctACAGGAGAGAGATCAACAACTGAAAGtgaaagacacacagatacagacgaCACAAATACAAGTGGAAGAAATGGAGAAAACACTTGTGAAGAAGGATGAagaattaaataagaaaaatgaagaGCTGAAGGTTCTCAAAGAAAGTTTAGAGACTAATAAGAAGACTCTTTCTGAGAGAGATGCAGTGTTAatggaaacaaataaaacacttaaaaatgtcACTGAACAGATGAtggaaagagacaaagagcttCAGGAGAAAGACAAACTTCTAGAGGAGAAAACAAAGCAGCTGCAGGAACGGACAGATCCAGAATCATCAGCCTCCATCAGGAGAAGAAACAGCAAGGAAACGTTACCTCCAACAA TGAGTGAAGAGACTCAGGACTCAGCAGCACCAATCAGGAGAAGAAACAGTATGGATGGAAATCGTCCAACAA TGGGTGGAGAATCGTCTAGTCCACATCCTCCAGCGTCGGTTCCTGTAGCAGAACTGAGGCTGGTGCTGCTGGGGAGGACGGGGTCTGGGAAGAGTGTAACAGGAAACATCATCCTGGGCAGAGAGGAGAGGAACCAGGCTGCTACGtctacagctacatctacagcCACCCAGCAGAGTGAGAGCACACAGGGGGAGGTGGCTGGGAGGAAGGTGACTGTGGTGGACACGCCTGACTGGTTCTCTCCTGAACTGTCTCTGGAGAATCTGAGACAGGACGTGGGACACTGTGTCCGTCTGTCTGCTCCAGGACCCCAAGCCTTCCTCCTGGTCATACCTCTAAAGCAGCCtacaggagaggagagagggatgCTGGAGAAAATGGAGGAGATCTTTGGAGAGACATGCTGGAGAAACACAATGATCATATTCAGTGTTACTGATGAACATCAGAAGAAGAACATTGAGGACTTTATCCAATCAGGAGACCAGGCGGTCCAGAGACTTGTAGAGAAATGTGGGAACAGGTTTCACTGTCTCAACATTAATGAGAGTGGAGATGGTTCTCAGGTCTCAGAGCTGTTGGAGAAGATAGAGAAGATGGTGGAAGGAAGCAGAGAGAAATTCTACAGCAGTGACATCTACCTGGAGACAGAATCTCAGATCAGAGCAATGGAAGCAACGATtctgaaggaaagagaagaaaaaagagagagagaggagaaggacatgaaagaaaaaatagagaagGAGGTGCAGGATTCTCTGAGAAAGATAGAGGGAGTGATCGAGGAGCATGAAGGAGACATCAGACAACTTAATGATCGAACAACTGAACTggagagaaagatgaaagaagagagggatgaagagaaaaagaaagaactcgAGAGGGAGCTGAAACGAGAGGTagacaaaagaacagaaatggaaggaaaggtgaagaaactaaaagaaaagagagagagggagagaaaagagatggAGGAAAGGCACAagcaggagatggaggagatcAGGGAGGTGTATGAAGGAGAGATCAGAatggaggcagagagaaagcTCATGAAGATCATCCTGCCTGAACTCCAGAGAAACATGTTGTCCTCAAAAACAAAGATGCAGGAAGATTTCAGCAGACAGATGGAGGAGAagaacagagagatggagaatcTTCAACAGAAACTTTCACAGCTCACAGATACTCACAGTCTGCTTGAAGAGGTTTATGAGAAAACTGTCAGAGAAAGTTCAGAGAGAGCTTCTCTAAAAGGAGAGGCATCAAAGGGAATCTCTCAGAAATTTAAAGGCTTATTTAAATGA